The Siniperca chuatsi isolate FFG_IHB_CAS linkage group LG12, ASM2008510v1, whole genome shotgun sequence genome has a segment encoding these proteins:
- the trappc10 gene encoding trafficking protein particle complex subunit 10 isoform X1: MECLEEKPIIYTMENKPIVTCAGDQSLFTSLYTSLAQQLPREPMEWRRTYGRAPKMIHLEANFVQFKEELLPKEGNKALLTFPFLHIYWTDCCDTEVYKSSVKEDMMRWQNSLRTHGSADWVIIVVETNDTKKKNKPNILPRASIVDKIRSDFCNKQNDRCVVLSDPLKDSSRSQESWNSLLLKLRTLLLMSFTKNLGRFEDDMRTLREKRTQPGWSFCEYFMVQEELAFVFEMLQQFEDALVQYDELDALFTQYVLNFGAGDTANWLGSFCAPVRSWSGLLLRRPIDMEKRDGIQRGEASLLDLRSYLFSRQCTLLIFLLRPWEVTQRALELLHNCVQELRLLEVSVLEGALDCWVFLSCLEVLHRIEGCCDQAQLAANCSHTVGLWAYATDKLKSLGELCGLVSEKGPTSEDLNRTVDLLAGLGDERPETVNSLQSPYKKLKEALSSVEAFERHYLELSHAAMEMYRAIGRLRSARLVGKSLAEFYMRKGDPERAETFLQEALKSYVSEGWSLPVTHTRKQIAECQKLLGRTEDYLQTSALLAGDVNLTTEERKHFCQEILTFASNSGDQSHKVTLSMGVFSQLTRLQFRPATASVHSGAVLQVELTLRCLMPVSVRIQQLSASIHFDLERGGTNGRSKGAQRQTNPGTVEFNQGNSSAGPPSSSGAGPALELDEIQDRSPSDNSLNSTGVVCKNTHLVMRRHDSNSPPDTPNCFSPPVVAMKEGAQMLKVQDVTLEPGNNSIVFTAPSGQPGTYTLRQLYATVGQVQFVLPHIYPSVQYEVYSQEPQLTVEPLSVVFVFSEPLLAGLPQMVKFTLLTGHYAVKKGDALQLSNTDTMPILPSTSCTARITNPAAELVGESVLSIQSSEKVTSISLPPTPPYHTLEFQLEVLCVIPSGSDRPANERLTNGEVRHRPRSYSHPDTPMTAIDQRMSIDCPWSIYSTLLSLTFYIPFKTKHSLLSAGNRKYIQVCVQNVSDVNFTLAEVKLTEKQHASLELQSLNTKTQQLLCSKHSVFCLWEVRWKDDLPSCLQCVFSANFSPLKQDISAFKPFHYQFQLERVTTLYSVRAEISPPAGEQHCRSGFLCGLEVCITRLTEPAEGEMGEDSKTDTDGLKTTKLMYEVADSSSNWAVCGKSSGMVSMPMIADATHRVQIEVMPLFAGHLPFPKIKVLKYLPHTAAVAIQPDPDSCVENDSLSLLDKTLDDQGDTASIRSRGSVHSVGSGDQQQKGVAMPRLEPFSPGQVFNHSHTRQVLVLPATDDHIMEVNAT, translated from the exons ATGGAGTGTCTAGAGGAAAAGCCGATCATCTACACAATGGAAAACAAGCCGATTGTGACAT GTGCGGGAGACCAGAGCTTGTTTACTTCTCTCTATACCTCATTGGCCCAACAACTTCCCAGGGAGCCAATGGAGTGGAGGAG GACATACGGCCGTGCACCAAAAATGATCCACCTTGAAGCTAATTTTGTCCAGTTTAAAGAGGAGCTCCTCCCCAAGGAGGGCAACAAGGCACTTCTCACCTTCCCCTTCCTCCACATTTACTGGACTGACTGCTGT GACACAGAGGTGTATAAGAGCTCAGTGAAGGAGGACATGATGCGCTGGCAGAACAGTTTGCGGACTCATGGCTCAGCAGACTGGGTCATCATCGTTGTGGAGACCAACGATACTAAGAAGAAGAACAAGCCCAACATCCTGCCTCGGGCATCCATCGTGGACAAGATCCGCAGCGATTTTTGCAACAAGCAGAATGACAG GTGTGTGGTGCTGTCAGATCCTCTGAAGGACTCGTCTCGGTCTCAGGAATCCTGGAATTCCTTGCTGCTGAAGCTGCGAACTCTCCTCCTCATGTCCTTCACCAAGAACCTGGGCCGCTTTGAAGACGACATGCGTACGCTCCGAGAGAAACGCACCCAGCCTGGCTGGAGCTTCTGTGAATACTTCATGGTCCAG GAGGAGCTGGCCTTTGTTTTTGAGATGCTGcagcaatttgaagatgccTTGGTCCAGTATGATGAACTAGATGCTCTTTTTACCCAATATGTCCTAAACTTTGGAGCTGGAG ATACAGCTAACTGGCTCGGCTCATTCTGCGCCCCAGTGCGCAGCTGGAGCGGCTTGCTGCTTCGGCGGCCCATTGACATGGAGAAGAGGGATGGGATCCAGCGTGGGGAGGCCAGCCTATTAGATCTGAGGAGCTACCTGTTCTCCCGCCAGTGCACCTTACTCATCTTCCTCCTGAGGCCCTGGGAGGTTACCCAGAGAGCCCTGGAGCTGCTGCACAACTGTGTCCAGGAGCTACGCCTGCTAGAG GTGTCAGTGCTGGAGGGGGCGCTTGACTGCTGGGTGTTTCTCAGCTGCTTGGAGGTTCTGCACAGGATCGAGGGCTGTTGTGATCAGGCCCAGTTAGCTGCAAACTGCTCCCATACTGTCGGGCTGTGGGCTTACGCGACTGACAAG CTGAAGTCCCTGGGGGAACTCTGTGGCCTGGTGTCAGAGAAGGGACCCACATCTGAGGACCTGAACAGGACTGTGGATCTGCTGGCTGGACTGGGGGATGAGAGGCCTGAGACTG TCAACAGTTTGCAGAGCCCTtacaaaaaactgaaagaagCCTTGTCGTCTGTGGAAGCTTTTGAAAGGCACTATCTT GAACTCTCTCATGCTGCTATGGAGATGTACAGGGCCATCGGCCGGCTGAGGTCTGCCAGACTGGTGGGAAAGAGCCTGGCTGAATTCTACAT GAGGAAGGGCGATCCTGAGCGGGCAGAAACCTTCTTACAAGAAGCTTTGAAGTCATACGTATCAGAGGGATGGAGCCTCCCAGTCACTCACACCAGAAAACAGATTGCTGAGTGTCAGAAGCTGCTGGGCAGAACTGAAGA CTACCTGCAAACCAGTGCCTTGTTGGCTGGTGATGTGAATCTGaccacagaggagaggaagcacTTTTGTCAAGAAATTCTGACCTTTGCCAGCAACTCTGGAGATCAGT CTCACAAAGTGACTCTCAGCATGGGTGTTTTTTCGCAACTCACACGGCTACAGTTCCGTCCAGCCACTGCCTCGGTGCACTCTGGAGCTGTCCTGCAAGTGGAGCTCACTCTGCGGTGTTTGATGCCTGTGTCAGTGCGCATACAGCAACTATCTGCTAGCATTCACTTTGACCTAGAGCGTGGAGGGACTAATGGAAGGTCTAAGGGAgctcagagacaaacaaaccCAGGGACAGTAGAGTTTAACCAAGGTAACTCGTCAGCGggtcccccctcctcctcaggTGCTGGTCCCGCTTTAGAGCTAGATGAGATTCAGGACAGGAGTCCTTCGGACAATTCTCTCAACTCTACAGGAGTGGTGTGTAAAAACACTCATCTGGTCATGCGTCGTCATGACAGCAACTCGCCGCCGGACACGCCCAACTGTTTCAGCCCTCCAGTTGTTGCCATGAAGGAAGGAGCACAGATGCTGAAAGTGCAGGATGTAACGTTAGAGCCCGGGAACAACAGCATCGTGTTCACAGCACCA AGTGGGCAACCAGGTACTTACACATTGCGTCAGCTATATGCCACGGTGGGTCAGGTGCAGTTTGTACTGCCTCACATCTACCCATCGGTTCAGTATGAAGTCTATTCTCAGGAGCCCCAACTCACCGTGGAGCCTCTCTCAG ttgtgtttgtgttttcagagcCACTGTTGGCCGGGCTGCCTCAGATGGTGAAGTTCACTCTGTTGACGGGTCACTACGCTGTGAAGAAAGGAGatgctctgcagctcagcaacaCAGACACCATGCCCATCCTGCCCTCCACCAGCTGCACCGCCCGCATCACCAACCCTGCTGCAG AGTTGGTAGGTGAAAGCGTCCTGTCCATCCAGTCGTCTGAGAAGGTGACCAGCATCAGCctgccccccacccctccttaCCACACTCTGGAGTTCCAGCTAGAGGTTCTCTGTGTCATCCCGTCTGGGTCTGACCGGCCCGCAAATGAGAGGCTGACCAACGGGGAGGTCCGCCACCGACCACGCAGCTACAGTCACCCAGACACGCCCATGACCGCCATCGACCAGAGG ATGTCTATCGACTGTCCGTGGTCGATCTACTCCACACTGCTTTCCCTTACCTTCTACATCCCCTTCAAGACCAAACACTCACTGCTTTCTGCTGGTAACAG gaagtacatccaggtgtgtgtgcagaatgTGTCAGATGTGAACTTCACACTGGCAGAAGTGAAGCTGACAGAGAAGCAGCATGCATCACTGGAACTACAGTCCCTCAACACTAAAACACAACAg ctttTGTGCAGTAAGCACAGTGTGTTCTGCTTGTGGGAGGTGAGGTGGAAGGACGACCTGccctcctgtctccagtgtgttttctctgcCAACTTCTCTCCGCTCAAGCAAGACATCTCTGCCTTCAAACCCTTCCACTACCAGTTCCAGCTCGAGAGAGTCACT ACGTTGTACAGTGTGAGAGCTGAGATCTCGCCTCCTGCTGGTGAGCAGCACTGCCGCTCCGGTTTCCTCTGTGGGCTGGAGGTGTGTATAACGCGACTGACTGAACCTGCAGAGGGAGAAATGGGAGAGGACAGCAAGACTGACACTGATGGCCTCAAAACCACCAAACTCATGTATGAAG tggctgacagcagcagtaacTGGGCGGTGTGCGGGAAGAGTTCAGGAATGGTGTCGATGCCTATGATAGCTGACGCCACCCACAGGGTGCAGATCGAGGTGATGCCACTGTTTGCAGGACACCTGCCCTTCCCCAAGATCAAAGTGCTGAAGTACCTGCCTCACACTGCAGCAGTGGCCATTCAACCAGACCCTG
- the cnga4 gene encoding cyclic nucleotide-gated cation channel alpha-4 yields the protein MDKTGDVSAGGNQWQRLLRWQREQKVNEEGEEGVKDGGKLNLDLKLKVNWKEWLVDPAEQFYYVWLQVMIFPVVYNWVIIILRTCFTEIALSYLPVWLTLDYLSDLMYMVDMIITVHTGYLDQGILIKDLTQLKKRYLHSKRFLRDLASLLPTDFLYFVFGMQTPLVRINRLLRMPRLNEALDRMETRTSYPNTFRISKLMIYIFVLIHWNACLYFALSSYIGFGSDRWVYPNITDPEFASMRRQYFYCFWFSALIFTTVGDTPLPKREEEYLFMIADLLIAVLVFASVVGNVGNVITSLRDRDNVFFPNHELVKAYLRSHYVSKELRQRIDNWYQHLHINKKIMRENEILQQLPIHLRTEIAVSVHLPTLSKVTIFQNCEKSLLEELVLKLTPQVFSPGEYVCRKGDVGHEMYIIKEGKLAVVADDGVTEFAVLGEGNFFGEISILNIKGNRSGNRRTANIRSIGYSDLFSLSKEDLTDVLSEFPAAKRHLEEKGRQILTKMGMLEESGEGEEEETEKVETKIKRLESNLEILQTKLARLMVELESSNRKMQARVEQLEWEVAAVETQLPEDGEEGEKAQGRGEGVGGEVDWEREEAEGEEEEGSDAKVKKQGQGEDGNDVTKEGDGESTKSTKEDVERILDGDKSGLKDPEYQEKKKEDDAEKTREKGDDRPGKGDGAEIEPEDEKEEKNGERDSEEGREKAEEDSEKRETGQKDEGQKK from the exons ATGGATAAAACAGGTGATGTTAGTGCTGGGGGCAACCAATGGCAAAGACTGCTCAGATGGCAACGGGAGCAGAAAGTGAatgaggaaggagaagaaggagtcAAGGATGGAGGGAAACTCAATCTGGATCTGAAGTTGAAAGTTAA TTGGAAAGAATGGTTGGTTGATCCGGCAGAACAGTTTTATTATGTCTGGCTACAGGTCATGATCTTCCCCGTTGTCTACAACTGGGTGATCATCATTTTGAG GACGTGCTTCACTGAAATTGCACTGAGCTACCTGCCTGTGTGGCTTACACTGGACTATCTGTCAGACCTCATGTATATGGTTGACATGATCATCACTGTTCACACAg GTTACTTGGATCAGGGCATCCTGATCAAGGACCTAACTCAGCTGAAGAAGCGCTACCTGCACTCTAAACGATTCTTGAGGGACCTAGCTTCCCTGCTGCCCACTGACTTCCTCTATTTTGTCTTTGGCATGCAAACGCCGCTGGTGAGGATCAACCGCCTTCTGCGTATGCCACGACTCAACGAGGCCCTGGATCGCATGGAGACGAGGACCTCCTACCCCAACACTTTCCGCATCTCCAAGCTCATGATCTACATCTTTGTGTTGATCCACTGGAATGCCTGTCTCTACTTTGCACTGTCCAGCTACATCGGCTTTGGAAGTGATCGTTGGGTCTACCCCAACATCACCGACCCAGAGTTTGCCTCCATGCGTcgtcagtacttttactgcttCTGGTTCTCTGCCCTGATTTTCACCACAGTAGGGGACACCCCACTGCCAAAAAGGGAAGAGGAGTACTTGTTTATGATTGCAGACCTGCTCATTGCCGTGCTGGTGTTTGCATCAGTTGTTGGCAATGTTGGCAATGTCATCACAAGCCTAAGGGACCGTGATAATGTCTTCTTCCCTAACCATGAGCTG gtCAAGGCATATCTGCGTAGCCATTACGTAAGCAAGGAGCTTCGACAGCGTATCGACAACTGGTACCAGCATCTTCACATCAACAAGAAGATCATGCGAGAGAATGAaatcctgcagcagctgcccATACACCTGAGGACAGAGATCGCTGTCAGCGTTCACCTTCCCACACTTTCCAAAGTCACCATCTTCCAGAACTGTGAGAAAAGTCTTCTGGAGGAGCTGGTGCTTAAACTAACACCTCAG GTGTTCAGTCCAGGAGAGTACGTCTGCAGGAAAGGAGATGTGGGCCATGAAATGTACATCATCAAAGAGGGAAAACTTGCAGTTGTAGCAGATGATGGGGTCACAGAGTTTGCTGTGCTGGGTGAAGGGAATTTCTTTGGGGAAATTAGTATCCTCAACATCAAAG GTAACAGGTCAGGCAATCGTCGCACTGCCAACATCCGAAGCATTGGCTACTCTGACCTGTTCAGCTTGTCCAAAGAGGACCTGACAGACGTGCTATCCGAGTTCCCTGCAGCCAAACGTCACCTGGAGGAGAAAggcagacagatcctgaccaagatGGGCATGTTGGAGGAGagtggggagggagaggaggaagagacagagaaagtcGAAACCAAGATAAAAAGGCTGGAGAGCAACTTGGAAATCCTGCAAACAAAACTAGCTCGACTTATGGTGGAATTAGAGTCGAGCAACCGCAAGATGCAGGCCAGGGTAGAGCAGCTGGAGTGGGAGGTGGCAGCAGTGGAGACTCAGCTGCCAGAAGATGgggaagaaggagaaaaggCACAAGGTAGAGGAGAAGGGGTGGGAGGGGAGGTTGACTGGGAGCGAGAAGaggcagaaggagaggaagaggagggttcAGATGCAAAGGTAAAAAAACAGGGACAAGGAGAAGATGGTAATGATGTGACcaaagagggagatggagagagcacCAAAAGTACAAAAGAAGACGTGGAAAGGATTTTGGATGGAGATAAATCTGGGTTGAAAGACCCGGAAtatcaggaaaagaaaaaagaagatgaTGCAGAGAAAACcagagagaaaggagatgaCAGACCTGGAAAAGGAGATGGAGCTGAGATTGAACCTGAAgatgaaaaagaagagaaaaatggagagagagattctgaggaggggagagaaaaggcTGAAGAAGACTCAGAAAAAAGAGAGACGGGGCAGAAAGATGAAGGGcagaaaaaatga
- the trappc10 gene encoding trafficking protein particle complex subunit 10 isoform X2 has translation MECLEEKPIIYTMENKPIVTCAGDQSLFTSLYTSLAQQLPREPMEWRRTYGRAPKMIHLEANFVQFKEELLPKEGNKALLTFPFLHIYWTDCCDTEVYKSSVKEDMMRWQNSLRTHGSADWVIIVVETNDTKKKNKPNILPRASIVDKIRSDFCNKQNDRCVVLSDPLKDSSRSQESWNSLLLKLRTLLLMSFTKNLGRFEDDMRTLREKRTQPGWSFCEYFMVQEELAFVFEMLQQFEDALVQYDELDALFTQYVLNFGAGDTANWLGSFCAPVRSWSGLLLRRPIDMEKRDGIQRGEASLLDLRSYLFSRQCTLLIFLLRPWEVTQRALELLHNCVQELRLLEVSVLEGALDCWVFLSCLEVLHRIEGCCDQAQLAANCSHTVGLWAYATDKLKSLGELCGLVSEKGPTSEDLNRTVDLLAGLGDERPETVNSLQSPYKKLKEALSSVEAFERHYLELSHAAMEMYRAIGRLRSARLVGKSLAEFYMRKGDPERAETFLQEALKSYVSEGWSLPVTHTRKQIAECQKLLGRTEDYLQTSALLAGDVNLTTEERKHFCQEILTFASNSGDQSHKVTLSMGVFSQLTRLQFRPATASVHSGAVLQVELTLRCLMPVSVRIQQLSASIHFDLERGGTNGRSKGAQRQTNPGTVEFNQGNSSAGPPSSSGAGPALELDEIQDRSPSDNSLNSTGVVCKNTHLVMRRHDSNSPPDTPNCFSPPVVAMKEGAQMLKVQDVTLEPGNNSIVFTAPSGQPGTYTLRQLYATVGQVQFVLPHIYPSVQYEVYSQEPQLTVEPLSEPLLAGLPQMVKFTLLTGHYAVKKGDALQLSNTDTMPILPSTSCTARITNPAAELVGESVLSIQSSEKVTSISLPPTPPYHTLEFQLEVLCVIPSGSDRPANERLTNGEVRHRPRSYSHPDTPMTAIDQRMSIDCPWSIYSTLLSLTFYIPFKTKHSLLSAGNRKYIQVCVQNVSDVNFTLAEVKLTEKQHASLELQSLNTKTQQLLCSKHSVFCLWEVRWKDDLPSCLQCVFSANFSPLKQDISAFKPFHYQFQLERVTTLYSVRAEISPPAGEQHCRSGFLCGLEVCITRLTEPAEGEMGEDSKTDTDGLKTTKLMYEVADSSSNWAVCGKSSGMVSMPMIADATHRVQIEVMPLFAGHLPFPKIKVLKYLPHTAAVAIQPDPDSCVENDSLSLLDKTLDDQGDTASIRSRGSVHSVGSGDQQQKGVAMPRLEPFSPGQVFNHSHTRQVLVLPATDDHIMEVNAT, from the exons ATGGAGTGTCTAGAGGAAAAGCCGATCATCTACACAATGGAAAACAAGCCGATTGTGACAT GTGCGGGAGACCAGAGCTTGTTTACTTCTCTCTATACCTCATTGGCCCAACAACTTCCCAGGGAGCCAATGGAGTGGAGGAG GACATACGGCCGTGCACCAAAAATGATCCACCTTGAAGCTAATTTTGTCCAGTTTAAAGAGGAGCTCCTCCCCAAGGAGGGCAACAAGGCACTTCTCACCTTCCCCTTCCTCCACATTTACTGGACTGACTGCTGT GACACAGAGGTGTATAAGAGCTCAGTGAAGGAGGACATGATGCGCTGGCAGAACAGTTTGCGGACTCATGGCTCAGCAGACTGGGTCATCATCGTTGTGGAGACCAACGATACTAAGAAGAAGAACAAGCCCAACATCCTGCCTCGGGCATCCATCGTGGACAAGATCCGCAGCGATTTTTGCAACAAGCAGAATGACAG GTGTGTGGTGCTGTCAGATCCTCTGAAGGACTCGTCTCGGTCTCAGGAATCCTGGAATTCCTTGCTGCTGAAGCTGCGAACTCTCCTCCTCATGTCCTTCACCAAGAACCTGGGCCGCTTTGAAGACGACATGCGTACGCTCCGAGAGAAACGCACCCAGCCTGGCTGGAGCTTCTGTGAATACTTCATGGTCCAG GAGGAGCTGGCCTTTGTTTTTGAGATGCTGcagcaatttgaagatgccTTGGTCCAGTATGATGAACTAGATGCTCTTTTTACCCAATATGTCCTAAACTTTGGAGCTGGAG ATACAGCTAACTGGCTCGGCTCATTCTGCGCCCCAGTGCGCAGCTGGAGCGGCTTGCTGCTTCGGCGGCCCATTGACATGGAGAAGAGGGATGGGATCCAGCGTGGGGAGGCCAGCCTATTAGATCTGAGGAGCTACCTGTTCTCCCGCCAGTGCACCTTACTCATCTTCCTCCTGAGGCCCTGGGAGGTTACCCAGAGAGCCCTGGAGCTGCTGCACAACTGTGTCCAGGAGCTACGCCTGCTAGAG GTGTCAGTGCTGGAGGGGGCGCTTGACTGCTGGGTGTTTCTCAGCTGCTTGGAGGTTCTGCACAGGATCGAGGGCTGTTGTGATCAGGCCCAGTTAGCTGCAAACTGCTCCCATACTGTCGGGCTGTGGGCTTACGCGACTGACAAG CTGAAGTCCCTGGGGGAACTCTGTGGCCTGGTGTCAGAGAAGGGACCCACATCTGAGGACCTGAACAGGACTGTGGATCTGCTGGCTGGACTGGGGGATGAGAGGCCTGAGACTG TCAACAGTTTGCAGAGCCCTtacaaaaaactgaaagaagCCTTGTCGTCTGTGGAAGCTTTTGAAAGGCACTATCTT GAACTCTCTCATGCTGCTATGGAGATGTACAGGGCCATCGGCCGGCTGAGGTCTGCCAGACTGGTGGGAAAGAGCCTGGCTGAATTCTACAT GAGGAAGGGCGATCCTGAGCGGGCAGAAACCTTCTTACAAGAAGCTTTGAAGTCATACGTATCAGAGGGATGGAGCCTCCCAGTCACTCACACCAGAAAACAGATTGCTGAGTGTCAGAAGCTGCTGGGCAGAACTGAAGA CTACCTGCAAACCAGTGCCTTGTTGGCTGGTGATGTGAATCTGaccacagaggagaggaagcacTTTTGTCAAGAAATTCTGACCTTTGCCAGCAACTCTGGAGATCAGT CTCACAAAGTGACTCTCAGCATGGGTGTTTTTTCGCAACTCACACGGCTACAGTTCCGTCCAGCCACTGCCTCGGTGCACTCTGGAGCTGTCCTGCAAGTGGAGCTCACTCTGCGGTGTTTGATGCCTGTGTCAGTGCGCATACAGCAACTATCTGCTAGCATTCACTTTGACCTAGAGCGTGGAGGGACTAATGGAAGGTCTAAGGGAgctcagagacaaacaaaccCAGGGACAGTAGAGTTTAACCAAGGTAACTCGTCAGCGggtcccccctcctcctcaggTGCTGGTCCCGCTTTAGAGCTAGATGAGATTCAGGACAGGAGTCCTTCGGACAATTCTCTCAACTCTACAGGAGTGGTGTGTAAAAACACTCATCTGGTCATGCGTCGTCATGACAGCAACTCGCCGCCGGACACGCCCAACTGTTTCAGCCCTCCAGTTGTTGCCATGAAGGAAGGAGCACAGATGCTGAAAGTGCAGGATGTAACGTTAGAGCCCGGGAACAACAGCATCGTGTTCACAGCACCA AGTGGGCAACCAGGTACTTACACATTGCGTCAGCTATATGCCACGGTGGGTCAGGTGCAGTTTGTACTGCCTCACATCTACCCATCGGTTCAGTATGAAGTCTATTCTCAGGAGCCCCAACTCACCGTGGAGCCTCTCTCAG agcCACTGTTGGCCGGGCTGCCTCAGATGGTGAAGTTCACTCTGTTGACGGGTCACTACGCTGTGAAGAAAGGAGatgctctgcagctcagcaacaCAGACACCATGCCCATCCTGCCCTCCACCAGCTGCACCGCCCGCATCACCAACCCTGCTGCAG AGTTGGTAGGTGAAAGCGTCCTGTCCATCCAGTCGTCTGAGAAGGTGACCAGCATCAGCctgccccccacccctccttaCCACACTCTGGAGTTCCAGCTAGAGGTTCTCTGTGTCATCCCGTCTGGGTCTGACCGGCCCGCAAATGAGAGGCTGACCAACGGGGAGGTCCGCCACCGACCACGCAGCTACAGTCACCCAGACACGCCCATGACCGCCATCGACCAGAGG ATGTCTATCGACTGTCCGTGGTCGATCTACTCCACACTGCTTTCCCTTACCTTCTACATCCCCTTCAAGACCAAACACTCACTGCTTTCTGCTGGTAACAG gaagtacatccaggtgtgtgtgcagaatgTGTCAGATGTGAACTTCACACTGGCAGAAGTGAAGCTGACAGAGAAGCAGCATGCATCACTGGAACTACAGTCCCTCAACACTAAAACACAACAg ctttTGTGCAGTAAGCACAGTGTGTTCTGCTTGTGGGAGGTGAGGTGGAAGGACGACCTGccctcctgtctccagtgtgttttctctgcCAACTTCTCTCCGCTCAAGCAAGACATCTCTGCCTTCAAACCCTTCCACTACCAGTTCCAGCTCGAGAGAGTCACT ACGTTGTACAGTGTGAGAGCTGAGATCTCGCCTCCTGCTGGTGAGCAGCACTGCCGCTCCGGTTTCCTCTGTGGGCTGGAGGTGTGTATAACGCGACTGACTGAACCTGCAGAGGGAGAAATGGGAGAGGACAGCAAGACTGACACTGATGGCCTCAAAACCACCAAACTCATGTATGAAG tggctgacagcagcagtaacTGGGCGGTGTGCGGGAAGAGTTCAGGAATGGTGTCGATGCCTATGATAGCTGACGCCACCCACAGGGTGCAGATCGAGGTGATGCCACTGTTTGCAGGACACCTGCCCTTCCCCAAGATCAAAGTGCTGAAGTACCTGCCTCACACTGCAGCAGTGGCCATTCAACCAGACCCTG